Proteins from one Oscillatoria nigro-viridis PCC 7112 genomic window:
- a CDS encoding PP2C family serine/threonine-protein phosphatase: MQNSSFNWQVVAASVIGTSHEKRSQPCQDAHCWRLLPNGVLAAAVADGAGSAALAEIGAKIAVEAVVETICQQQERLPQNDDEWQVFLTASLQVARAQVEAEAAVREVAARDLACTLIAVVATPELIAVAQIGDGAAVAGDSVGNAIALTVPPCGEYINETVFLISPNAIETAQFQVLREKLRHLAVFSDGLQMLALKIPEGTPHGPFFAPLFRFSGEWKEEEDAKQQLESFLRSPRVSERTDDDLTLLLATFSN; this comes from the coding sequence ATGCAGAATTCATCCTTTAATTGGCAAGTTGTAGCGGCATCGGTGATAGGTACGAGCCACGAAAAAAGATCGCAGCCTTGTCAAGATGCCCACTGCTGGCGTCTCTTGCCGAACGGTGTTTTAGCCGCCGCAGTTGCCGATGGCGCGGGTTCCGCAGCACTCGCAGAAATTGGGGCGAAAATTGCTGTGGAAGCGGTTGTTGAAACGATTTGCCAGCAACAGGAAAGGCTGCCTCAAAATGACGACGAATGGCAGGTATTCTTGACTGCATCACTGCAAGTTGCGCGGGCGCAGGTGGAAGCAGAAGCGGCAGTGCGGGAAGTGGCTGCGAGAGATTTGGCCTGCACTTTAATTGCGGTTGTTGCTACGCCGGAATTAATCGCAGTTGCTCAAATCGGCGACGGTGCGGCGGTAGCGGGTGATAGTGTCGGAAATGCGATCGCCCTGACTGTACCTCCCTGCGGCGAATACATCAACGAAACCGTGTTTTTGATTTCGCCGAATGCAATTGAAACAGCGCAATTTCAGGTACTGCGGGAAAAACTCCGGCACTTGGCCGTTTTTTCCGACGGCTTGCAAATGCTAGCTCTCAAAATCCCAGAAGGCACGCCGCACGGGCCGTTTTTTGCGCCTTTGTTTCGGTTTTCTGGCGAGTGGAAAGAAGAGGAAGATGCCAAACAGCAGTTAGAGTCATTTTTGCGATCGCCCCGGGTTTCCGAACGCACCGATGATGACTTAACATTATTGTTAGCAACTTTTTCTAATTAA
- a CDS encoding NACHT C-terminal helical domain 2-containing protein → MTVQGTSIVENNLQKVWEELEAARKMQDEWMNYGVDFVDLYVEDAGGDWLEKWGKCEEELEQIKNKKVDIEAVKAAIDIPSFQQTKLLEIALNCRYSTSYYSDRPEESPAWQEVKYKRLSLLGGSIFGAVVTDYLYREYPAIDPDAISTLKARLADPKKLADFAQNLKLNELNWRVWNRKETEEREYNIIVSETCEALFGAIYLELDRDFFRGGNWLIQGWIEPNVSQHGDLTQRRKIGRENEVKRREILGGDILDAIAIDYLYHRFPERNASQLTRWKNMLVAKKIFPKDFKAKLGSHYLELDSNFSRTRDWLVDNFIKSAVDELLEESETQPEYVIDSANPESLPELVSRITDKKWKKEFVRVVSILQPADELLLLMQQKLDSMAAKDETLQQLLIWANHKSQLVQRNFKPAEIRAFYVALVCVLDLALTRVLDPSLKFDRSKVRKLRNSLVKAGKNVEFAEVNECLKLAFDNDVAGILVGIWGLDIEPELKQLLAQFQTEMPDLQNWKKWRKECGSCWLAKFKTAIGYNQNFRPQQKTLLKQYYYAHNLLVECLNSDNCQVTPAVRQKIEDKMLLLSVDLKLVHI, encoded by the coding sequence ATGACTGTACAAGGTACGAGCATCGTTGAAAACAACTTGCAAAAAGTCTGGGAAGAACTGGAAGCAGCCAGAAAAATGCAGGATGAATGGATGAATTACGGGGTAGATTTTGTAGATTTGTATGTGGAAGATGCGGGAGGTGATTGGTTGGAAAAGTGGGGAAAATGTGAAGAAGAATTAGAGCAAATAAAAAATAAAAAGGTAGATATTGAAGCGGTCAAAGCAGCGATCGACATTCCCAGCTTTCAGCAGACAAAACTGCTCGAAATCGCCTTGAATTGCCGTTACTCTACCAGCTATTACTCCGATCGCCCGGAGGAGTCTCCCGCTTGGCAAGAGGTTAAGTACAAACGGCTGTCACTCTTAGGGGGATCTATTTTCGGTGCTGTTGTTACCGATTACCTCTACCGCGAATATCCAGCAATCGATCCCGATGCTATCTCAACCTTAAAAGCTCGTTTAGCAGATCCGAAAAAGCTTGCGGATTTTGCACAAAATTTGAAATTAAACGAACTTAATTGGCGCGTCTGGAACCGGAAAGAGACAGAAGAAAGGGAGTACAATATAATTGTTTCTGAGACTTGTGAAGCTTTGTTTGGCGCGATTTACTTGGAGTTAGACCGCGATTTTTTCCGTGGGGGAAACTGGCTGATTCAGGGCTGGATTGAACCAAATGTTAGCCAGCATGGGGATCTAACTCAGCGGCGAAAAATTGGACGAGAAAACGAGGTGAAACGGCGGGAAATCCTGGGTGGGGATATTCTAGATGCGATCGCGATCGACTATTTGTACCACCGCTTTCCCGAACGCAACGCCAGCCAGCTAACTCGCTGGAAAAATATGTTAGTGGCTAAAAAGATTTTTCCCAAAGACTTTAAGGCAAAATTAGGCAGTCATTACCTAGAGTTGGACAGCAATTTCTCGCGTACCCGCGACTGGTTGGTGGATAACTTTATCAAAAGCGCAGTTGACGAACTGCTAGAGGAAAGCGAAACTCAACCAGAATATGTGATTGACAGTGCAAACCCGGAATCGCTGCCAGAATTGGTCAGCCGGATTACAGACAAAAAGTGGAAAAAAGAATTTGTGAGAGTTGTCAGCATTTTGCAACCGGCTGACGAACTTTTGCTGCTGATGCAACAAAAATTAGACAGTATGGCCGCTAAGGATGAAACCTTGCAGCAGTTGCTAATCTGGGCAAATCACAAGTCTCAGTTAGTGCAAAGGAATTTCAAACCGGCGGAAATTCGCGCTTTTTATGTTGCCTTAGTTTGCGTGCTCGATTTGGCTTTGACTCGCGTCCTCGATCCGAGTCTGAAGTTTGATAGATCGAAAGTTCGCAAGCTGCGGAATAGTTTGGTAAAGGCTGGGAAAAATGTAGAATTTGCGGAGGTTAACGAGTGTCTGAAATTGGCTTTTGATAATGATGTGGCGGGTATCTTGGTTGGCATTTGGGGACTGGATATTGAACCAGAACTTAAACAACTGCTGGCACAATTTCAGACTGAGATGCCTGATTTGCAAAACTGGAAAAAGTGGCGCAAAGAGTGCGGTAGCTGTTGGCTGGCAAAATTCAAAACTGCGATCGGCTACAATCAAAACTTTCGCCCCCAACAGAAAACTTTGCTGAAACAGTATTACTATGCCCACAACTTGCTGGTGGAATGCCTCAACAGCGATAATTGTCAGGTGACACCCGCCGTCAGACAAAAAATTGAGGATAAAATGTTGTTATTGTCGGTGGATTTGAAGCTGGTTCACATTTAA